One Pleuronectes platessa chromosome 20, fPlePla1.1, whole genome shotgun sequence DNA window includes the following coding sequences:
- the lrrc30a gene encoding LOW QUALITY PROTEIN: leucine-rich repeat-containing protein 30a (The sequence of the model RefSeq protein was modified relative to this genomic sequence to represent the inferred CDS: deleted 1 base in 1 codon), translated as MGGAVCKEVKEEKRSLGREDSLSSADRIRRFIIKQFGYNVLSLARRGLKDVPEELWELLELEKLNLSLNSLKVLPPHLARLSNLVVLNLWGNQLSSLPSEIGQLRRLRVLFVYRNRLTEVPEELGACTQLEVLSLANNQLSSLPASLSNLTRLRKLNLSHNLIAHIPGCVYNMKALVFLHLACNHLENLAENIQALVELKILIVEGNSLHSLPKALCCLTRLELLNLDFNDIKDVPQEMHQLCRLEKLACHPLDQGLHIVHNPLLKPVKEVLEGGGLHALFSYLRAG; from the exons ATGGGAGGAGCAGTGTGtaaggaggtgaaggaggagaagagaagccTGGGGAGGGAGGACAGTCTGTCGTCCGCCGACAGAATCAGACGATTTATCATCAAACAGTTTGGATACAACGTCCTGAGTCTGGCCCGACGAGGACTGAAG gaCGTCCCAGAGGAATTGTGGGAGCTGTTGGAGTTGGAGAAGTTGAACTTATCTCTGAACAGTCTGAaggttcttcctcctcatctcgcTCGGCTCTCAAACCTGGTGGTTCTCAACCTGTGGGGCAACCAG TTGAGCAGTCTGCCGTCAGAGATCGGTCAGTTGAGGAGACTCCGAGTTTTATTCGTCTACAGAAACAGACTCACTGAAGTTCCTGAGGAGCTGGGAGCGTGTACACAACTGGag gtgCTGAGTCTAGCCAACAACCAGCTGTCCTCTCTGCCGGCGTCTCTGTCCAACCTGACCCGCCTCCGGAAGCTCAACCTCAGCCACAACCTCATCGCTCACATCCCGGGCTGTGTCTACAACATGAAGGCACTG GTGTTCCTACATCTGGCCTGTAACCATCTGGAGAACCTGGCGGAGAACATCCAGGCTCTGGTGGAACTAAAGATCCTCATTGTGGAAGGAAACAGCCTCCACTCCCTGCCCAAGGCCCTCTGCTGCCTGACCAG GTTGGAGCTGCTGAATCTGGACTTTAATGACATTAAAGATGTTCCACAG GAGATGCACCAGTTGTGTCGTCTGGAGAAGTTGGCGTGTCACCCTCTGGATCAAGGTCTTCACATCGTCCACAACCCGCTGCTGAAGCCGGTGAAGGAGgttctggag gggggggggctccacgCCCTCTTCTCCTACCTGAGAGCTggctag